Within Planococcus citri chromosome 2, ihPlaCitr1.1, whole genome shotgun sequence, the genomic segment GCTCAAGTACGATATGATTATgttattttcgatttcgagtAACTTATCTTTGAGGTTCTGGATTTTgcaaatcgataaaaaatttattgaatatgTACCTTTATATTTTTAGGTCTGGAGTACGATAGAAAAAAGCCGAATTTGCGTGTTTGCTTCATCAAATTCAGCTGTCGATGTGATAGCAAAGCGTCTATTACAATATATACCGTTATCGGATTTAATTCGGATTTACAGTTTGTCTCGTAACGATGCCGACTTCGTTTCGGAATTACAAGGTTGCTGCAATTACGACTCTAGAACAAAAGAGGTATTTTTTCCCTGTTTCAACGAGTTAAAACGCAAAAGAATCGTCGTTATGACACCCGTCGCTGCTGGAAGGTTTGTTCCATGAATTTGATTTATATTTTAACGGtctaaatatgaaaaaaagagaaattatttttttttaacatgttgAGTATGttttaggtacattttatgTGGCGTCTGCAATTTTGATTATATATTTATTGACGAAGCTGCACACGCTTTGGAAGTTGATGTTTTGATTCCTATCCGAGCTTTTTTGCATAACACTTCGAGCAGTTTGGTTTTAGCCGGAGATACTAAACAGCTCGGACCAGTGGTCAGGTCACGCTATGCGTCTGACTTGGGATACGGTCAGTtctataaattatatttttttgtaacttgatgtaattttgagaaaaaagattTGATTTACTGTCAAACGTTGGTTCTAAATATTAAAGTCAATTCGTGGagaagtacctaattttaaatattgacatatatttttttttaggaatgtcGCTGATGGAAAGGTTGATGACAACATGTAACCTTTACAAAAAAGACCCAGTCAGCGGACAGTACAACTCCAAAGTTATCACGAAGCTGTTAATTAATTATCGATCTCATGAAGCTATTCTGCGTATTCCGAACCAACAATTTTACGAAAACGAATTGATAGTAAGTTCGTACGTTTTTATACCTAAATTGTTCAACTACGTTTATTCTGatgatttgttttgttttattttcaattaggCAAAAGGttcggaaaaattgatttctagtATGTCCCAATGGGATAAATTACCAAAGAAAggatttccaataatttttcatagcGTCAAGGGACTGGAAAAACGTGAAGATAATTCTCcaaggttgaaaaattcatttaggaAATCCAACCacgtaaatttcagttttattttttctaatatttaaatacctaagtattttaCTTTTGCAGTTATTTTAATTTGGAAGAAGTCGACGTTGTGGAAGATTACGTGTCCAAATTGTTCGATTCGAAAAACCTAAAATTCGATGAAAGTGATGTAGGAGTAATCTCACCTTATAGAAAACAGGTAGGCTAcactaaaatgttcaaaaaaatatattgtgttAATTACTAATTAAAGAATAGGTACtacgaaattcatttttgctcaCTTCTTGTATCTTTTATTACATAGGTTCAAAAAATAAGACAACGATTGTTCCGATCGTGGACCAAAATTAACATAGCCAGCGTCGAAGAATTTCAGGGTCAAGAAAGGAAAATAATCATCATGTCGACTGTTCGATCTCGACATGAATTGCTAGCTACCGATTATAAATACggtttaggttttttgaaaaacgaaaaagtaaGTCACACCTGCTTAcattcaattttgtatttatttttcgagaaaagCTTTCTTTTGACTTGATATTGAATTTGGTGTTATAGAGATTCAATGTTGCCATCACAAGAGCAATATCTCTTCTTATTGTGATCGGCAATCCCGATATACTTCAATGTGATCCGAACTGGAGAGCGTTTCTGAAGTTTTGTAAGGACAATTCTGCTTTCATTGGTGAACCAGCTAGTGGTTCTCTTCCGGATTTGATCCCAATATGAACTACGATTTATGAATACGTCTAAACGGATTTCAAATCTAATCGAATCAGTTATTATTGACGTAAATTTTATTGTATGTATTGTGATTGAGCGATCTCGTCTTATCGAAATTTCTGTGTGATTTAATGAATAAGAGtttatataggtatatttttttgttcgtgaTTAGTTGTGCTTGTAATGCTTtcatattacaaaaaataaggTTTTTATATTgtagttttattattattttttattttattaggtatttttataattgtgtaccagtgtacctacctatgtttaatttacctttttttgttttgctcgggagttgaaaatatattttttttgtttttgaaccatttttttaaatactcagTAAATCTGTGACGACTATTGTAATTCTtcggttcatcaatttttaatttttttagtaattttaggATGGTGAAGTAACGATTTAGCTTTCCCATTTCGAAAGCAAAGTTCTGCCGACTGAAGAGTTCACACAATATTACAGTTAAATACATACTTTCAAAATGAacctgatgttttttatttttcaattcataaaattgaattgaacgAAACTTACATATATTGATTCGTTGAATTAAATAACTTTTCGAAGTGTAAACTGAAGCCTAGGATATATCTTTTTAGACCTCAAGTTAAACTGTTCAGTATGGTAAAGTTGTACTGTACTTCAAGGCTTCGCTATGCAATCCATTTATACCTCGCTTATAGTGACGCATCAAGTGTTTCATCAtgttgaatcattcaaaatttaaattcagttGATCGATCCTGAATTCCTGATTTTATTTCTGATACTCATACTGATGATtctgaatttccaatttttattttcacaactCTGGTCTCTACgtctctacctacctatcgcaAACTGCCGAAacttgccaaaattgacaaaatgtaaaattattgaaaaattctcaaaattgaagaaaattttaaaaacaatttttcggtCATCTGtttagtatttattttttttctcgaaatgaagtagaagaaaaagaagaaaaaaaacaaatcgagaaaataaaatcgaaaatcgatcgatTATCTGGATTATCGACTTTGtccttttgtatttttgtttgttggTATTTcttatcagtaaaaatggtaattATTAGAGAGTTTTAGTCATAACATCATTTCATTTTGGTGTATTCTGGGAACGTTTGCTAATTGCATATTTAGTTTTAGCTTTtatcattttgtaaattaaacCATACGTTTTATGTAATGTCGACACGAATGCAAAATTTCTGatcgttttcattttgttggtATGTTCCACATCATCTCTTTTTTCTATTGCTATAATTCAATAGATTGTATACAGAGTATAAAATTCAACGCAGCAAATTAGCTATTTATAAAGTGTAACTCGAGtgattgtttaaaaaatcgccaCGCCATCAGTTTTGCTTTGCATGATTATCGTTTGCTTTTATAACAATATCACTCTTTGTATTACAGTTCCAGCAGTCCTAGAAATGCCCATTAAACATCCAGTGTGTAATCCACCAATGtcttcatttccaacaaaatctGGTATGTTTCACGATTTGAattaatcattattttatttgttaGAAATTAAAGTTACAAGTTACAACTCTTATTCTATTCATGATAATGATGTTTTTAGAAACAGCCTATCGATTTACTCATTACTTGGTCCAGAATAGATTTCTCAAAGATCCAGGTATCCTACCAAAGCAAACCTTAATCCAGTTGTTCGAATTTTATCGGTTACATCGTAAGCTACCAATCAACagttatgaaattttagcaattcTCGACGAAGCTCACCTcctaaagaaaaaaagtatccacAGAAGTAGTGATAAAACGCATTATGTCGAGTTTAGAAATCATGTTTTCGAACAAGGTAACTATCCAACATGTACATATTGATTGATTAAGATttaagagaagaaaaattgaattttgtgcaTAAGAACTGAACTTACTCtgtttataaaattatatttttatttgcagatttGAGCAAGTATTGGAAATTCCTTGATAAATTAGATCCAAGTGCGGATGATTTAGAGTGCAAAATTTGTAGACAAACGTTCACAAGTCTCGAGGAACGTGAAGAGCATATCATCACTGATATTCACAAGTTGAGAGACACTTATCGCAAGGATAGGTATGattaatagaaaaattattgattgcACTAGGAAATAGAAAtaccttcattttttcatcattcctAATTTTGTTTAGAAAATCATTTCCAACCAAGTTTCGCAATATTGAAGTTAAATCATTGCCTTTGATGAGTATTGGTTTGAATGAATCACAAATCGTCGAAATTACGTTGAGAAACGTTGCATCTGAGCCTTATTCTGTGATGATACATGATGTTTTTGAATTAGTTCACTTGGACGGAGTCAAACCCATTTATACTTGTCCTCGCCCTATTAGTAATGGTAATAAAAATCTATGTACTTAATTGAGAtgttaacaaaaatttcatgttctgAAAATGATTGAGATAACATTTATTATTTCcaggtgaaattttcaatctttcttTACGGGTAGAATTCTCCGATTACGGTGCTAAATTATTTCCAATTGTTTTGAAAGTATCGAAGGCTAATTCAACGGATGTGAAAGATTTATTGATCGAACCGGTGggtatttcagtatttttctgttttcacgaGTGATCATACATGCTTAAAAGTTAGAAtctgcattttttcaactcttaaTAATTTTCCTTTATAGAAATTCAACGTATTAGACAAAGAGCTCGATGCTTTAGGTCCAGTAGCACCTTATATACCTCCTTCCAAAAATAAAGTCGTTTTCAACTATGCAGACGTTGTCAAAGGGGAATATCTTCCATCGTAAGTACATAGCTATAAAATCATGCAAGTCCACGCCTTGTATCTAAGAACTTGAAAACATggttattcgttttttttttgtttagtacTTTGAATTGTCTTGCTCCGAAGCAGTTTCTTTCAAAGTATCCTATCCCCGATAAATTGAATTCTATTCTCAACCATGGATTCAAAATATATGATACTATGCCTGCAGATGAAATCAGAGAACTTAATCGAATCAGGTAAATCATCAACCGTTTTCATATATTATTACTGgttgaaaatattaatattcTGATCGTTTAGGGGATTGCTTTGTGATGAAACGCAAACCAAGGTATTGCCTAATATCGATGCATTGACGCATGAAAATTACGTTGCTAGATTGCATCTGCTTATGTGGATTGAAGAGCACCAAGCTCATAAGGATATGCAATTTTACAACAAATTAAACGTGGAATTAATAACTTCTCGTAAGAATAACGGATTGTTCGGAGTTGAAGTAAGCTAcgagcttttatttttttacgatgaAAATGGTTCTTCTCTTACATTCTTTGTGTGTTTTTAAGATTCCTGGGTTATCGGAAGGTCGTCCGTCAGTTTTGAAAGGTGATATTGTTTATATACGTCGAAAATTCAAAGATAATGTTAAATTTGAAGGCGTCGTACATGCTATcgagcaaaataaaattttcatcgctcCAAATATTAAATTCAAGGATATATACCGAGAAAACGAGAAGGTTGATATCGAATTCACATTCACTAGACAACCGTTGAGATTTTGTCATCGAGCTTTGGATCAGTTGAAAAATCGTAAGGTTACATCTGCGATGTTTCCTCaacataatgagaaaaaaattcgtaaagtTAAGCTCaagtaagcattttttttctagcatcATCTTTCTAAACAATTCTTATCAGATAGAAACATTCGTGTTGTAAAGTTCATATTTGTAAGTATCGAAAACTtctgtttctcatttttagacCAATGTTCAACCAGTTGATCGCTGAAAATAAACAACAAAGTCAAGCTGTCAAGAACATCGTAGAAAATAGAGCTTATCCCGCTCCGTATATTTTATTTGGACCTCCTGGTACAGGAAAAACAGCTACGCTGGTCGAGGCAATTACTCAAGTTTGGAGTATAATTCCTAATTCGAGAATTTGCGTTTGTGCTCCTTCTAATTCGGCCGCCGATGTGATTACCGAACGTCTTCTAAGGCATATCAAACCTGTAGAAATCATGAGATTGTACGGTTTGTCCAGATCTGATCAAGAGATACCAAAACTATTGGAAAAATGTAGTAATTTCGATAGGTCGAGAAAAGAACTGTTTATACCGTCAGAGATGCAAATTAAAAGTAAACGTATTGTCGTCATGACTCCAGTTACTGCTGGAAGGTAATCGCGAGGCGTTTCATTTTTGCTCGAAGGAGCTGTATATTAATACCTAAGTGAATGTTTTCATGCTACAGACTGGTTACCGCTGGAATAAACGGAGGATTTTTCGATTACGTTTTTATGGACGAAGCTGGGCATGCTGTTGAAGTTGAAATGCTCATACCAATCGTTGGATTTTTAACCAAATCTAAGAAGAATGATCTGTTAGGTAGTTTGGTACTAGCTGGTGATCCTAAGCAGCTCGGACCTGTTGTGAGGTCTTCATTGGCGAGTTCTTTGGGTTTTGGTAAGCATATGATCGAAAAATGAGCATAATTAAGATAATATGTAGCCTATTGGaataataattcattatttatgtTGGCAGATATGTCGTTACTAGAAAGAGTAATGTCGCAGTgtaaaatttaccataaaaatcCGGAGTACAATCCGCAGGTTATAACAAagctaattaataattataggtCGCATAAAGAAATCCTGCATATTCCTAATTTGTGCTTCTACGATAACGAGCTGGAGGTAAATTATAAcactttattttttatatttcttgaaCGGATATATCTGATGTGAAGTTTTGCGCAGGCCAAAGGACCTATCGATGTGATCACCTGTGCTAGTGAATGGAAGGAATTAAACGATAAAGATTTCCCGATGATTTTTCACGGTGTTAATGGATTGGAAGAACGTGAAGAATCTTCTCCTAGGTGCGTTTTTAAAGAAGTTTATCTTCGTTGCATTTTATTTTACTCTCAGAACgcttaaattttcattattttcgttgTTTAGTTATTTTAATCGAAACGAGATGCAAATTGTTGCACATTACGTGGATAATCTTCTGGGATGTCAGTTCAAATCGCACGAAGTTACCCAAAAAGATATAGGAATTATTACTCCGTATCGAAAACAGGTATGAAATAaatcaaagtacatacttattcgAATATTTACTCTGCATCAACTGATTTGATTGTTTCGTTAACTAGGTACAAAGAATCAGAAAATACTTTGAGGATAAAAACTGGGAAAACATCGAAGTGGCATCGGTTGAAGAATTCCAAGGGAAGGAGAAATTGATCATTATTATTTCCACGGTTCGATCTCGTTTCGAACTCGTTTCCACTGATTACCAATTTGGTTTAGGATTCTTGAGGAATTCCAAAGTAAGAACGATGCAGAAAAATCTTAAtcgtaaataaaataataagtgATTATTAGCAAGTACTAACCTTATGTCATTTGATAGAGATTTAATGTTGCATTGACTCGTGCTATCGCATTACTCATCATTATCGGTAATCCTGATATACTCCAGTGCGATCCGAACTGGAGAAAGTTGATCGAATACTGTATTGAGAAGAATTCGTACAAAGGTGTCAAACCATCTGGATCTGTTCCAGGAAATTTCGATCCGAATGAGAAGCTCGCCTTGGATTTATCTGTTTTAACAGTGAATTCTGGTAAATACATTCGTATcaaatgtagtgaaaaaattcgattggtATCGACCCTAATTAAATTGCTTTTATTGCAGGCACGATACCGAATGGTAAAAGGACCGGCTTTAGCCGACGCGATTGACGCGACTGGTTCAAAAATCGTTCtattttgtgatattttagTATCATTTAAAgtgaaaagtgatttttgtggactatttttaaattttgttactcttttttatattttgttgttttgtgtTTACGGAAAATAATCTTCCAATGTTGTATTTAATGTCGTTTTTTACCAAGTTGACGTTGCGTCTTGATTGCAGATTGTTGTAATATGATTTGCTATCATTCGCGAAATATAACATGTTTACTACTCGAGTTAAGGTGGTCTGGTGCCTAATTTTATATCTTATGTTTTGTATTACCTACCAAATTTGTATTCACAAATtcctttacctacttatttatctGAATAAATGTATTTTGTAATGGATTTGTAAATAGTATTTGCTTCATATTCTTTCAGATAGGTACTTAGTAATTTTCATGCAATAGTCTTTGATGAGATCTTTTCAAtcacgtactcgtatttcgtaCCTAGTCGCGCTTGGCATGTTCACATTATTTGATCTAACCTATTTTGTTTGTAGTTGATCAGCTCGGTGGACGTTACTACGTTCTAGAATTGAATTTCTCTTTCTGGCAcatatttattttaatcaatGAACTTTCTATGTGGCGTAGTAGCCATAATAatgtacatattgaaaaatctaaaataaccattatatcgaaaaattgaaacgaatttaTGTGAATAATTCAAGTTATTTGGGTGGGTGAGGGGGCTGGAtaaatcccaaaaattaaacCAAACATTTACCTTGCAactcttgtgaaaaaaattcataattttatctatgtacattttttcatcaattcaaaaaaattgaaattcaagtttactataggtacataacaatcgaatttttcaatttagttcTCAAACCTACGAGTAGGcatggatattttattttggtacttaagtaggtaccaaattgatttgaaatttcatttttcatatcaatTCCTCATCTCAACTACTGAATGATCATTGCTTGGCGAATGACGATGTTTCGATTTTggtatcatgaattttttcattaaaattactaggtagatttttttgttgacaattccttttccttttcctgttttgtaatttaaaagtaaaagtaatttttatgaatatATTCCCCACTGGGATGGAGTAAAGAGTCAAGACATAAAGTGCTTGCCTATGCGAAGGTCTAAGGCAAAATGCgacttttgaattatttatcacAAATGCAAGCTGTTTTACGAAGCTAAGCAGGTACGCTTTTAGTACGAAATTTTAGAGAGAAAGTggcgaaaataaataaataatttcctaGTACTATTTTGTAAAGAGAAGAGAAGAATATAAAATCtgctttttgattattttcattttcccgGAATTTGGATTGTAGAAAGAATGAAGGGAGAGGTGGAAGCGGTATTCAAGCAATCAAATCAAACTCAAAAGTCGAAGTTCAGAAATAATTGCGATATCTTCGACTTCGAATAATTgaattcaaatggttttgagaGTTTAAAGTCTGTTCTATCCAAAACACGGAAAaccctaattttttcatttttttttcatcctttttttgtCATGTTTGCGTAGAAATAGCATTTTAGCAATTACCATTTACCATTTAGCATTTCATTTAGCAATTAGCAACAAGTTGCAACTAGTAGGAAAAATAACACGCCGACAACGCCGTAAACGGTAAACGGTAAATCGAGGTAtcgatagttgaaaaaaatgcctcCCAGGTTGGCGTAATCGTTCAAAAGTTGATGATTGTGGAATTCGGTTCAGTTGGAATGCGGACTGACTTCAAGAATTctgaattcagaatttttctttAATGTTCAACGTGTAAAAAAACTCAAGAAGTTCATTTAATTCATTGttttattaaattgaaatatcagTTCAACTCGCTAttcattgaaacttgaaagcagGTAAGGCTACGAATGCgtataatttttgttctctatAAGATAATATAAGATAAGATGGCGTTGCTTTATTATACTTTGTATTGTGTTTCATTTTGAAGCGCTTTTCTGTCATGCTTTCGCgttgaatttttcgtcaaacgtggctttgaattgatttttcattcaacaggCATTACCAACTCAACGTGATACGATTTAACAGTGCATGATGGCGGCCGTCAGCGTCGTTAATTCACTGCCGAAAGTTTTGATACCGCCGGCGACCGAACGTTGTCAGCTTTCCCGGCAAGATGAGCTTAAATGTacgtaaaatattttctatattttttgcGTTATTCTTCGTCATggttaatttaatttctaattTCCTTTTACAGATGTAGCATTCCATTTTACCGACTATTTGGTCCGTAACAAACACATACGGAAGCCGGCCGTGATCTCGAAAAACAAGTTGATTGAATTGTACATAAATTATCAACCATCGTATCCGAGTCATATAAAAAGTTCTGAAATTATCGAAGCTTTGCGTGAAGCGAAGTTATTAAAAAGAAGAAGGGTAGCTGCCGGAGGAGATAACAACAATATTGAATTCAAAGATCAAATCTTCCATAGCGAAAATCAAAGTTCTTCTGGTAATATTTCAATCGTTTTTATTTCTATTAGGCCTGTAACGCATTATAATATTGTATATATTTTCGCAGCTGAAAACAAAGAAGAAGTAATGAAGCCTCGGTTTCGTATTCTGACAAATCA encodes:
- the LOC135836770 gene encoding putative helicase MOV-10 — translated: MPIKHPVCNPPMSSFPTKSETAYRFTHYLVQNRFLKDPGILPKQTLIQLFEFYRLHRKLPINSYEILAILDEAHLLKKKSIHRSSDKTHYVEFRNHVFEQDLSKYWKFLDKLDPSADDLECKICRQTFTSLEEREEHIITDIHKLRDTYRKDRKSFPTKFRNIEVKSLPLMSIGLNESQIVEITLRNVASEPYSVMIHDVFELVHLDGVKPIYTCPRPISNGEIFNLSLRVEFSDYGAKLFPIVLKVSKANSTDVKDLLIEPKFNVLDKELDALGPVAPYIPPSKNKVVFNYADVVKGEYLPSTLNCLAPKQFLSKYPIPDKLNSILNHGFKIYDTMPADEIRELNRIRGLLCDETQTKVLPNIDALTHENYVARLHLLMWIEEHQAHKDMQFYNKLNVELITSRKNNGLFGVEIPGLSEGRPSVLKGDIVYIRRKFKDNVKFEGVVHAIEQNKIFIAPNIKFKDIYRENEKVDIEFTFTRQPLRFCHRALDQLKNRKVTSAMFPQHNEKKIRKVKLKPMFNQLIAENKQQSQAVKNIVENRAYPAPYILFGPPGTGKTATLVEAITQVWSIIPNSRICVCAPSNSAADVITERLLRHIKPVEIMRLYGLSRSDQEIPKLLEKCSNFDRSRKELFIPSEMQIKSKRIVVMTPVTAGRLVTAGINGGFFDYVFMDEAGHAVEVEMLIPIVGFLTKSKKNDLLGSLVLAGDPKQLGPVVRSSLASSLGFDMSLLERVMSQCKIYHKNPEYNPQVITKLINNYRSHKEILHIPNLCFYDNELEAKGPIDVITCASEWKELNDKDFPMIFHGVNGLEEREESSPSYFNRNEMQIVAHYVDNLLGCQFKSHEVTQKDIGIITPYRKQVQRIRKYFEDKNWENIEVASVEEFQGKEKLIIIISTVRSRFELVSTDYQFGLGFLRNSKRFNVALTRAIALLIIIGNPDILQCDPNWRKLIEYCIEKNSYKGVKPSGSVPGNFDPNEKLALDLSVLTVNSGTIPNGKRTGFSRRD